The DNA segment ATCGAAACAATGGCCCACAATAGAACTAGCAACTTCAAAGAAAAAACATTGGGAGGAAAAGTTTGGTGGAAACAGATTCAAGAAAAAGGGAACTTTCGTTTACAACAAAATCTGATTAGTCAGCATTATCGTATTTTAGACAAACATGATTACCGTTGGTTTAATTCGTTTGATCAAGAAGAAGCACTAGATCAACTTAATAAATTAGCAACAGATTCAGAAAATCAAATAACCCCTTAAAACTACAATGAGCGAAAATAAATAGGAGGAAATTACATATGATCATCTTGAGTCTTCTTTGGATTCTCTATGTACCTTATCTTGTATTGTGCGGTTTTGTCGGTGGAATTTATCTAATTATTACTGGTGTTAAATATCATAAATTACTAGCCAGTGTAATGGGATTACTCAGCGTTTTCTTTGTCGTACTGCCTTATGTTTTTTGGGGTATTGGGGTTGATGGAGATAAATATCTTCCCATTCCAACCGAACTATACTGGATTCTATTTTCTTTAACTGGGCTACTAGCGGCATTCATTGGATTACGGTTAAAACTTAAAGGCATACGCAATATGGGATTTATTATTTTTACTAGTGGAATAGTAGGCGACCTTTTCTATTATTTAATGTCTGTACCTGATTCAATGTATATCAGATAGTTTTTACTAAACTCAACGCATCTACTACTATATGGGGTACCTCCACATCACTATCAAGTTAAAATTTTATAGTATCCCCAGAACGAAATTTTGTGCTAACTTCTAACAAAAAACTTATTTTTGGAAAGAGGATTTTAAATTCTTAAGTTGATGGGCATGGGGTACCGCCAGCATTTCGAAAAAAACATACTAACCAAAAACAATAAGCTGTCCATATGGACAGCTTATTTACATAATTTCCGAAAGCGGAAGTTACTTTTTAGATTGTAGTTTAAAGGTTTCTGTTTTATCATTCCAACTCATAGTAATCTTTATTACATCATTTTTATTAGTTATGGTACAACCTCCACAAATTATTTTAGTTTTAATAGAGTTTTGATCTAGTGAAACATTTCCGTCCCCTTTTCCACTACCATCAGTTTCATATTTATATTCAACATTACCTTTAATTTCTGAAGGATCCCCTTTATAAATTAGAGTAAGTTCACTTGCTTCATTATTTCCATCATATGTATAGCCTTGGTACGTACCCTTCCAATTTTCACTCTCACCTTTAAGGGTAAACCACTTATCATTAGAACAAGCTCCCAATATAAATATTATTAATACAAACAAAAACCTTGTTTGTCTCATCAAATCCTCCTATATTCTTCAATTCTTGAACTTCCATTTTATTACATAAATTTCACAAGAATT comes from the Bacillus mycoides genome and includes:
- a CDS encoding helix-turn-helix transcriptional regulator; the encoded protein is MNKELTIELISKKIKLIRTEKGYTQDKMAEVLGISKKTLVQIEKGRTNAGWTNTVAICALFRDSEVLQSSLGDDPLVVIETMAHNRTSNFKEKTLGGKVWWKQIQEKGNFRLQQNLISQHYRILDKHDYRWFNSFDQEEALDQLNKLATDSENQITP